From Haliaeetus albicilla chromosome 31, bHalAlb1.1, whole genome shotgun sequence, one genomic window encodes:
- the LOC138683167 gene encoding B-cell receptor CD22-like codes for MIVLAPRPCFELLLPSPNIGFKAPQPPPTPVSLPFPPDPPKTVRVLQSPTGPVVAGGGPVRLRCQVGAAEPPQVTIGWFKNGQELPVPTPDLLLPGPQPADAAVYACQARNDVGVARSPPVTLDVRCESHLGDPTPHPLYPPFLFFMGSTQVSGTPPPQKRGPRYLAPPPPKKGVPRYRGADVCAAVGPQGVELVPDPSRWVQESTNVTLRCRADARPPPSAFEWFRDERPLGRTLKGLWVLRAVETRLSGRYRCRVTNDIATVDSDDVIITVYHSTATILRRTFVGLGAGLSILLALGTLGCFLRRRWQRQMAADEEPVVEPSGTFFLCNKKPQAPGSPRPPRGADDTDTISYSSLLSPPTSGSVPR; via the exons ATGATAGTTTTAGCCCCCCGGCCCTGTTTTGAGCTCCTACTACCCTCCCCAAATATCGGTTTCAAGGCGCCCCAACCTCCACCGACGCCGGTTTCTCTCCCGTTTCCTCCAGATCCTCCCAAAACCGTCCGGGTCCTGCAGAGCCCGACGGGTCCGGTGGTGGCCGGGGGGGGTCCCGTACGACTCCGCTGCCAGGTGGGAGCTGCCGAACCCCCCCAGGTGACGATCGGGTGGTTCAAGAACGGGCAGGAGCTGCCCGTACCCACCCCCGACCTCCTCCTGCCGGGACCCCAACCCGCCGACGCCGCCGTCTACGCCTGCCAGGCCCGAAACGACGTGGGGGTCGCCCGCAGCCCCCCCGTCACCCTCGACGTCCGCTGTGAGTC gcatctgggtgACCCTACTCCACACCCCCTTTAtcccccttttctcttctttatggGAAGCACCCAGGtatctgggaccccccccccccaaaaaagaggaCCCAGGTAtctggccccccccccccccaaaaagggggtCCCCAGGTATCGGGGTGCTGACGTTTGTGCCGCAGTCGGACCCCAGGGGGTCGAGCTGGTGCCGGACCCGAGCCGATGGGTGCAGGAGTCGACCAACGTCACCCTCCGGTGCCGCGCCGACGCTCGCCCCCCGCCCAGCGCCTTCGAGTGGTTTCGGGACGAAAGACCCCTCGGCCGGACCCTCAAAGGATTATGGGTGCTCCGGGCGGTGGAGACTCGCCTATCGGGGCGGTATCGCTGCCGCGTCACCAATGACATCGCCACCGTTGACTCCGATGATGTCATCATCACCGTTTACC aCTCCACCGCCACCATCCTCCGAAGAACCTTCGTGGGTCTTGGCGCGGGGCTGAGCATCCTCTTGGCGTTGGGCACCCTTGGGTGCTTCCTCCGCCGACG GTGGCAGAGGCAGATGGCAGCCGATGAGGAACCCGTGGTAGAACCATCAGGGACCTTCTTCCTCTGCAATAAGAAG CCCCAGGCTCCCGGGTCCCCCCGACCTCCTCGTGGCGCCGATGACACCGACACCATCAGTTACTCGTCGTTGCTGTCACCTCCTACATCTGGCTCTGTCCCCAggtaa
- the FFAR2 gene encoding free fatty acid receptor 2 — MLVLTIYILTFSVGFPANVFTFATLLGKARRRVSPSDILLLNLTAADLLLLLFLPFKMAEAAAGMTWPLPAVLCPVANFCFYSSIYLSSLFLAALSVERYLGVVFPLQYKDRRRPARVMAASAVLWLLACSHCSIVFVAQYHGGGNQTPANRSTVMGSDGSTVNGFKLGSSKMSNADDFNLNGFSISNPDGFTHSNSQISSPNISKPKVFDISNSGDSTDNNFIPHSSKSTNSDISARSGSRISSPTVSTSKISTTKGANIQDISGPTGVSQTSNIPGSSAPSVHDRSTTDKIQKCYDDFSEDQLSFVLPLRLELFLVLFLLPFTVTIFCYINFVRALLARPNIPLEKKQRAVGLAVATMVNFGVCFAPYNLSHVVGFVEKRSPDWRVYALLLTSLNAALDPLVFYFSSTAVQRAMAGVVVAMQDKLRVVVGWYYWARSPGPSQNESEGSLT, encoded by the coding sequence ATGCTGGTCCTCACTATCTACATCCTGACCTTCTCCGTGGGCTTCCCGGCCAACGTCTTCACCTTCGCCACCCTCTTGGGCAAGGCCCGTCGGCGTGTCTCCCCCTCCgacatcctcctcctcaacCTGACGGCCGCCGAccttctgctcctcctcttcctccctttcaAGATGGCAGAAGCTGCCGCCGGCATGACTTGGCCCTTACCGGCTGTCCTCTGCCCGGTGGCCAACTTCTGCTTCTACTCCAGCATCTATCTCAGCAGCCTCTTCTTGGCGGCCCTCAGCGTTGAGCGGTATCTCGGTGTCGTCTTCCCCCTCCAGTACAAGGACCGGAGAAGACCAGCGCGGGTGATGGCCGCCAGCGCTGTCCTCTGGCTCTTGGCCTGTTCCCATTGCTCCATCGTCTTCGTGGCCCAGTATCATGGCGGTGGGAACCAGACCCCGGCCAACAGGTCCACGGTTATGGGCTCCGATGGCTCCACAGTCAACGGGTTCAAGCTTGGGAGCTCCAAGATGTCCAACGCTGATGACTTCAACCTCAATGGCTTCAGCATCTCCAACCCTGATGGCTTCACCCACAGTAACTCTCAGATCTCCAGCCCCAACATCAGCAAGCCCAAGGTCTTCGATATCTCCAACTCCGGTGACTCCACGGACAATAACTTCATCCCCCACAGCTCCAAGAGCACCAACAGCGACATCTCCGCCCGCAGTGGCTCCAGGATCTCCAGCCCCACCGTCTCCACCTCCAAAATCTCCACCACCAAAGGCGCCAACATCCAGGACATCTCCGGCCCTACTGGTGTCTCCCAGACCTCCAACATCCCCGGTTCATCTGCTCCCAGCGTCCATGATCGCTCCACTACCGACAAAATCCAGAAGTGCTACGATGACTTCTCTGAGGACCAGCTGAGCTTTGTCCTCCCGCTACGCCTGGAGCTCTtcctcgtcctcttcctcctgcccttcACCGTCACCATCTTCTGCTACATCAACTTCGTGCGAGCCCTCCTCGCCCGGCCAAATATCCCGCTGGAGAAGAAGCAACGAGCCGTGGGCTTGGCCGTGGCCACCATGGTCAACTTCGGGGTCTGCTTCGCGCCCTACAACCTCTCGCACGTGGTGGGCTTCGTGGAGAAACGGAGCCCGGACTGGAGGGTCTACGCTTTGCTCCTCACCAGCCTCAATGCCGCTCTAGACCCTCTCGTCTTCTACTTCTCCTCCACGGCGGTGCAGAGGGCCATggctggggtggtggtggcCATGCAGGACAAGCTCCGGGTTGTGGTGGGTTGGTATTACTGGGCACGTTCTCCTGGGCCTTCCCAGAACGAGTCTGAGGGCTCGTTGACATGA
- the LOC138683084 gene encoding uncharacterized protein, giving the protein MERWVEEVFFIHGALGGGGGLCPWSVGWRRSSSSMDRWLENVIFIHGALAGGGLHPWSVGWRRSSSMERWLENIIFIHGALGGGGLHPWSVGWRRSSSMERWVEEVFFIHGALGGGGGLRPWSVGWRRSSSSMERWLENVIFIHGALAGEHHLHPWSVGWRTSSSSMERWLEDVFIHGALAGGGLLRPWSVGWRSFPVPELWAVSGAIGASGSRRCPGSCHPRFGGLSGGTAGRGGDHPIEATTPWRPSSHGEHRPPRDVNPCRTSTNVENIDPHGMSTHAERQPTWRTSTPTGCQPMQNVNRRGEHQPPRDVNPCRMSTDVENIDPRGISAPSEHQLMQNIEPWRPPTNTDLGSMEATTPWRPSSHGEHRPPRDVNLCRTSTDVGY; this is encoded by the exons ATGGAGCGTTGGGTGGAGGAGGTCTTCTTCATCCATGGAGCGTTGGGTGGAGGAGGTGGTCTTTGTCCATGGAGCGTTGGGTGGAGGAGGTCTTCTTCGTCCATGGATCGTTGGCTGGAGAACGTCATCTTCATCCATGGAGCGTTGGCTGGAGGAGGTCTTCATCCATGGAGCGTTGGCTGGAGGAGGTCTTCATCCATGGAGCGTTGGCTGGAGAACATCATCTTCATCCATGGAGCGTTGGGTGGAGGAGGTCTTCATCCATGGAGCGTTGGGTGGAGGAGGTCTTCATCCATGGAGCGTTGGGTGGAGGAGGTCTTCTTCATCCATGGAGCGTTGGGTGGAGGAGGTGGTCTTCGTCCATGGAGCGTTGGGTGGAGGAGGTCTTCTTCATCCATGGAGCGTTGGCTGGAGAACGTCATCTTCATCCATGGAGCGTTGGCTGGAGAACATCATCTTCATCCATGGAGCGTTGGCTGGAGAACATCATCTTCATCCATGGAGCGTTGGCTGGAGGATGTCTTCATCCATGGAGCGTTGGCTGGAGGAGGTCTTCTTCGTCCATGGAGCGTTGGCTGGAGGTCCTTCCCAGTGCCAGAGCTTTGGGCGGTCTCCGGCGCCATTGGAGCTTCGGGCTCGAGAAGGTGTCCAGGCAGTTGTCATCCAAGGTTCGGAG GGCTCTCTGGGGGaacagcagggagaggaggggaccACCCCATAGAGGCCACCaccccatggaggccatcaAGCCATGGAGAACATCGACCCCCACGGGATGTCAACCCATGCAGAACATCAACCAATGTGGAGAACATCGACCCCCACGGGATGTCAACCCATGCAGAACGTCAACCGACGTGGAGAACATCAACCCCCACGGGATGTCAACCCATGCAGAACGTCAACCGACGTGGAGAACATCAACCCCCACGGGATGTCAACCCATGCAGAATGTCAACCGACGTGGAGAACATCGACCCCCGCGGGATATCAGCCCCCTCAGAACATCAGCTGATGCAGAATATTGAGCCATGGAGGCCACCAACCAACACAGACCTCGGCTCCATGGAGGCCACCaccccatggaggccatcaAGCCACGGAGAACATCGACCCCCACGGGATGTCAACCTATGCAGAACGTCAACCGACGTGGGATATTGA